The genomic region ATGGCGTCGGGAAAGGCCTGGTGCAGATCTTCGAGAATTGCCGTGGAGATAATGACATCACCCAGCGCGCTCCACTTGATGAGCAGAATGCGCCGGATGTCTGCGCGGCCGTGAAGGTGGACATTATGCATGGGTTGCTTTTCCTGCGGTAATCGGCTAGAAATAGCCGTTTGGTTACAACGTGCTGATTCATTTGAAAAATTGAACGGTATCATAGAATAATAGGAATCCTCGGTCAAATTTTCCAGGCAAAGAAATTTATCAGGAGCAATCATGTCACAAAAAACTGCACTTATTACCGGTATTACCGGCCAGGACGGCGCCTATCTCGCCGAGTTTCTGCTTAAAAAAGGCTACATTGTGCATGGCCTCAAGCGTCGCGCCTCGCTGTTCAACACCGATCGCATCGATCATATCTACCAGGACCCCCATGTGGAGAACCGCAACTTCATCCTCCACTACGGTGACTTGACCGACTCGACCAATCTCATCCGCATCATCCAGCAGGTGCAACCGGACGAAATCTACAATCTGGCGGCTCAGTCCCATGTGGCGGTGTCCTTTGAGACCCCGGAATATACCGCCAATGCCGATGGTGTCGGCACCTTGCGCGTTCTCGAGGCGATCCGCATCCTTGGCCTTGAGAAGAAAACCCGCTTCTATCAAGCTTCGACCAGCGAACTCTATGGGCTGGTTCAGGAAGTGCCGCAGAAAGAAACCACGCCTTTTTATCCGCGCTCGCCCTATGCTGTGGCCAAACTCTATGCTTACTGGATTACGGTCAATTACCGGGAAGCCTACGGCATGTTCGCCTGCAACGGGATTCTGTTCAACCACGAGTCTCCCGTTCGCGGTGAAACCTTTGTCACACGCAAGATCACCCGCGCCATGGCGCGCATCGCTCTGGGATTACAGGATTGCCTCTACCTCGGAAACATGAACGCTCTGCGCGACTGGGGTCATGCCCGCGACTACGTCGAGGCACAATGGCTGATGCTGCAACAGGAGCAGCCGGAGGATTTTGTGAT from Geoalkalibacter ferrihydriticus DSM 17813 harbors:
- the gmd gene encoding GDP-mannose 4,6-dehydratase, with amino-acid sequence MSQKTALITGITGQDGAYLAEFLLKKGYIVHGLKRRASLFNTDRIDHIYQDPHVENRNFILHYGDLTDSTNLIRIIQQVQPDEIYNLAAQSHVAVSFETPEYTANADGVGTLRVLEAIRILGLEKKTRFYQASTSELYGLVQEVPQKETTPFYPRSPYAVAKLYAYWITVNYREAYGMFACNGILFNHESPVRGETFVTRKITRAMARIALGLQDCLYLGNMNALRDWGHARDYVEAQWLMLQQEQPEDFVIATGVQVSVRDFVDAAAAELGIKLRWEGEGVNEIGIVESVQNATKVQTSPGAVIVRVDPRYFRPTEVETLLGDPSKAREKLGWTATTSLQELVSEMVRSDLEDAQRDELCRREGFQTFNFHE